The window GCTTCATGGCGGGAAGCTCCTCCGGGCGCTTCACCAGGGTGGGGGGGTCCAGGAGGACGTGGTGGAAGGGCCCCTCCAGGCCCCGGAGGGTGGGGAGGGCCTCCCCGTGGCGGATGTCCACCCGGAGGCCCAGGCGCAGGGCCGCCTGGTCCAGGACACCCAAGGCCTCGAGGTCCTTGTCCACCGCGAGGGCGTACGCCCCCTTGCGGGCCGCCCTCAGGGCGAACCCCCCCACGTAGCTGTACACGTCCAGGACCCGCTCCCCGGGACGCACCATGGCCTCAAAGAGGCGGCGGTTCTCCCGCTGGTCCAGGTAGTACCCCGTCTTCTGGGCGAGGGCGAGGGGGATGGGGAAGCGGAGGCCGTCCTCCTCCACCTCGAGGACCTCCGGCACCTCCCCGTAAACCACCCCCACCCTTTCGGGAAGGCCCTCCTGCCGCCGGGCCTCCACGTCGCTCCGCTCGTAGACCCCTTTGGGGGCCACCACCTCCAAGAGGGCGGGAAGCCACACCTCCCGCAGGGCCTCCATGCCCCGGGAGCGGACCTGGAGGACCAGGACCTCCCCAAAGCGGTCCACCACGAGGCCGGGAAGCCCGTCCGCCTCCCCGTGGACAAGGCGGTGGCTCTCCCCCAGGCCTTGCCTGCGCCGGAGCGCCCGGGCGAACCGCCCCTGGAAGAAGGCGCGGTTCAGGGGCCCCGGGTCAAAGCGGAAGGCCCGAAAGGGCACCCGGCTCCGGGGGTCGTAGTAGCCCACGGCCAAAAAGTGCCCCTCCGCGTCCACGGCCTCCGCCACCCCCACCCCCTCGGGCGGGGCGGCGATCTCGTCCCGGTAGAGGTTCGGGTAGAAGTTGCGGAGCTTCCGCTCCTTGCCCGCCTTGACCACAAGCCTCAGCACAGGCCCCAGCATACGCCTGCTATAGTGGAGCCATGAACCGGAAGCGATGGCTCGCCCTCGCCCTCTTCCTCGGCGTGGCCCTTCTGGTGGTGGGGCTGGGCCGGCTCACGGCGAGCCCCCCCGCCCAAGGCCCCTGGCGGGAGACCACCCTCTACGGCCAGGGGGAGAAGGTCCTGCTTCTGGAGCTTCTCGGCGAGATCCCCTCGGGCAAGGCCCTGGAGCGCTTCCTCTCCCAGGTGCGCCAGGCCCGGGAGGACGAGGGGGTGCGGGCCGTGGTCCTCTACGTGGAAAGCCCCGGGGGCGGGGTCACGGAGACCGAGGCCCTGCACCGCGCCCTCCGCGCCCTGGCCCAGGAGAAGCCCCTGGTGGCCAGCCTCGGAAGGGTGGCGGCGAGCGGCGGCTACTACGTGGCCACCGCCGCCCGGGAGATCCTCGTCCCCCCCACGGCGGTGACCGGCTCCATCGGGGTGGTGGGCTACCTGCCCCAGGTGGGGGAGCTTTTGGCCAAGGTGGGCGTCCGGGTGGAGGTGCTCAAGGAGGGGCGGCTCAAGGACATGGCCTCGCCCCTCAGGCCCCTCACCCCGGAGGAGCGGGAGGTGGTCCAAGGCCTTCTGCGCGAGGCCTACGAGCTTTTCGTCCAGCGGGTGGCGGAGGGGCGGGGGATGCCCCGGGAGAAGGTCCTCGCCCTCGCCGACGGGCGCATCTACTCGGGGAAGCAGGCCGTGGCCCTGGGCCTCGCCGACCGGGAGGGCTACCTGGAGGACGCCGCCCGAAGGGCCGCGGAGCTTGCGGGCCTTAAGGCCTTCCGCCTCGTGCGCTACACCAGGCCCAAAGGCCTCCTGGAGGGGCTTTGGGGCGAGGAGGTTCCCTGGGCCCAGGGCCTTCTCCAGGCGCGCTTTCGCGTAGAATACCGCTACCTTGGAGGTGGCCTGTGGTGATCGCAAGCCCTTGGCGAAGGCTCGTGGCCTCCCTGGTGGACAGCCTCGTCCTCCTCCCCCTAAGCCTCCTCCTCATGGCCCTGGCGGGGGTGGACCCCCTGGGCCCCACCACCTGGGTCCAGGACCTCCTCTTCCAGTGGATCCCCGGCTGGACCTACTACACCGCCTTCACCGCCCTCTACGGGGCCACCCCGGGCAAGATGGCCTTGGGCCTCAAGGTGGTGCGAACGGACGAGCGGCCCGTGGACTGGCTCACCGCCTTCATGCGGGAGGTGGTGGGCAAGACCCTCTCCACCCTTCCCCTGGGGCTCGGCTACCTCTGGGCCTTCTTCCACCCCAGGCGCCAGGCCTGGCACGACCTCATCGCCGACACCCTGGTGGTGCGGGCCTCGAGGCCGGGCTAGGTGCCCCGCCGCGGCGAAAGGGCCTTCCTTCGGCCGTCCTAGCGAAACCAAAGAGGGCAGGCCGGCCTGGGGTAGCCTAAAAGATCCGCTTGCCCAAGAGGCTTAGCGCCAGGCCCACCAGCATCTCGGCGGTGCGGTTGCGCTCGTCCAGGATGGGGTTCACCTCCACCAGGTCCAGGCTCTGCACCCGGCCCGACTCGGCCAGGATCTCCATGAGGAGGTGGGCCTCCCGGTAGGTGAGCCCCCCGGGCACCGGGGTCCCCACCCCGGGGGCGAGGGTGGGGTCCAGGACGTCGGCGTCCAGGGAGACGTGGAGGGGGAGGCCCTGGAGGTGCTTTAGAACCTCCTCGGCGATCCGGGCCACGCCGAGGCGGTCCACCTCGTGCATGGTGTAGACCCGGACCCCCGCCTCCTTAAGGAGGCGCTTCTCCCCGGGATCCAGGCTCCGCACCCCCACCAGGACCACGTCCTTGGGGTCCACGGCCCGGAAGACCTCCGTGAGCCGGGGATGGCCCAGGCCCGAGAGGACGGCGAGGGGCATGCCGTGGACGTTGCCGCTCGGCGAGGTCTCGGGGGTGTTGAAGTCGGCGTGGGCGTCCACCCAGACCACGCCCACCCGCCGGCCCCGGGCGGCCCCCGCCACG of the Thermus thermophilus HB8 genome contains:
- a CDS encoding class I SAM-dependent rRNA methyltransferase → MLGPVLRLVVKAGKERKLRNFYPNLYRDEIAAPPEGVGVAEAVDAEGHFLAVGYYDPRSRVPFRAFRFDPGPLNRAFFQGRFARALRRRQGLGESHRLVHGEADGLPGLVVDRFGEVLVLQVRSRGMEALREVWLPALLEVVAPKGVYERSDVEARRQEGLPERVGVVYGEVPEVLEVEEDGLRFPIPLALAQKTGYYLDQRENRRLFEAMVRPGERVLDVYSYVGGFALRAARKGAYALAVDKDLEALGVLDQAALRLGLRVDIRHGEALPTLRGLEGPFHHVLLDPPTLVKRPEELPAMKRHLVDLVREALRLLAEEGFLWLSSCSYHLRLEDLLEVARRAAADLGRRLRVHRVTYQPEDHPWSLHIPESLYLKTLVLQDDPL
- the sppA gene encoding signal peptide peptidase SppA, which produces MNRKRWLALALFLGVALLVVGLGRLTASPPAQGPWRETTLYGQGEKVLLLELLGEIPSGKALERFLSQVRQAREDEGVRAVVLYVESPGGGVTETEALHRALRALAQEKPLVASLGRVAASGGYYVATAAREILVPPTAVTGSIGVVGYLPQVGELLAKVGVRVEVLKEGRLKDMASPLRPLTPEEREVVQGLLREAYELFVQRVAEGRGMPREKVLALADGRIYSGKQAVALGLADREGYLEDAARRAAELAGLKAFRLVRYTRPKGLLEGLWGEEVPWAQGLLQARFRVEYRYLGGGLW
- a CDS encoding RDD family protein, producing MVIASPWRRLVASLVDSLVLLPLSLLLMALAGVDPLGPTTWVQDLLFQWIPGWTYYTAFTALYGATPGKMALGLKVVRTDERPVDWLTAFMREVVGKTLSTLPLGLGYLWAFFHPRRQAWHDLIADTLVVRASRPG
- the rocF gene encoding arginase, which gives rise to MPPMERVAVVGVPMDLGANRRGVDMGPSALRYARLLEQLEDLGYTVEDLGDVPVSLARASRRRGRGLAYLEEIRAAALVLKERLAALPEGVFPIVLGGDHSLSMGSVAGAARGRRVGVVWVDAHADFNTPETSPSGNVHGMPLAVLSGLGHPRLTEVFRAVDPKDVVLVGVRSLDPGEKRLLKEAGVRVYTMHEVDRLGVARIAEEVLKHLQGLPLHVSLDADVLDPTLAPGVGTPVPGGLTYREAHLLMEILAESGRVQSLDLVEVNPILDERNRTAEMLVGLALSLLGKRIF